A stretch of DNA from Bombus huntii isolate Logan2020A chromosome 15, iyBomHunt1.1, whole genome shotgun sequence:
CGCGGCGTATGCTCATTATCATTCGCGGAAAAGGCAACCGAGCAATCATCGACGTCAATGTAGGAACGAGCAGGAACAAATGCTTTCAATTATGAAGAACACGTTACATTCCGGTGGCAACGATCACGAGAGTTTTTATTGCGAATATCCACGGTCCATGAAAAACAGCTATAAGAAAGAGAGCTACTGTACGAAGAACGGTGATCAGGTAAAGATACTTCTTATTGGAGGCTGCGGCTCTTTATGCACTTATGTTCAATTTGCATATTACGGTTGtgatgtataaaatattatatgtattataatatgtattataatatgtaacattatatattatatgtattataatattatatgttataatattatatatattattataatattattataataatatattataattattataatataatatatattatatatataatattatatatatattattataatattattttaatattattataatattattataatatattaaagaaaCGGCAAGGCAATAGCAATTACGCAACGACTAAATTTTATAACAAGTACCTTActtgcaatattttatattacaatattttatacatataatattacatattataatacatataatattataatatatattaatatataatattataatatattataataataatattataataatatattattaaatataatattatattattatattaatatataacataatataatatataatattatattatattatattattatttatatattatattattatttatatattatattattataataatattattataataatatattataatattatatgtattataatatgtaatattatatgtataaaatattgtaatataaaatattgcaagTAAGGTACTTGTTATAAAATTTAGTCGATGCGTAATTGCTATTGCCTTGACGTTTCTTTAATTGCATTTATGGGACTAAGACTTTATGTAAATACTAATTAGTATCTAAGCAGTCTAATTAGTATAACTGAACATGTCCAAATTTCTAGAAGATTAACATGTTTTCGAAATAGGCAATGGCAGGAATTATGAAGACCGTGGACGTGGACAGCGAGACGATGGAACAGTATATGCGACACAAGAAAGAGCGCATTTTGAAGTCAGAATCACGAACAAAAGAGAGACACCACGTTGATAAAATAAACAGGATAAACGCGGATGAAAAATACGATTTAGGAGGACATAAGGACGACGGCTGGTTATACACTAAGGGTAGATTGAGATTCAATTTATCCAAGCACGAGAATGAAAATAAAGTAGAGGAGGACGGTTTGGCTGAGGATCGGAACCAACAGGGGAACAACAGATCTAGCGTGCAACCGAATAAACTTTCTATCCTAAAAGGCAGCAGTTCGCAGACTTCgtcgaaaaataaaaacgtcGAAGATGTGGTGAGTCTTTAATCACCGTTCTTTTATTCTCAGGCATGAACATTCTATCGAAGCTATTTTTTCACCTTTCAGTCCAAGCATAAAATTCTGACAATCGACGCAAACGGTTATTCGAAAGAGGCAGATTTGTCAAAAGGAGCCGAGATTTGTAAACCGTGCCAGCGATCCGTTGTTCAACAGAATTCTCCTCGCAGCCCTGGCAAAGAATCGATCAGTAACTCTGAAGAAACCAGAGACGAAAGCTCGTGTTCCGAATTAGTTAAAGAGGAAGACGAAGAATCTCCTTCTAGGAAGAATATTTACGCAGGTGGAGATCTCGATCTCGATCTTGATCTTCGTGCGACTAAAAGTTACATCGTTGATCTAATCGATCGGGTTCTTAGCAAGAAATTCGCCATCTCGCCGGGTCAGCAAAAGGTTTTCATTCGATTTCAAATGATTCGATAAGCCAAAATTTGCCcattatttttctcttcttcaaTGCATCTGAACATACTTTTCATCGCGTTTCAGAACATAGAATCGAATCGAGAATTAGCGGAACAAGGATTCTCCATAGAAATAATACGTGCGTTGCGCGATGACTGTTGCGAGATATTTGCAAAGGATCTGTCGAGCCATCACGAAACATCGACTGAATATATAAAACGCTTGAAAACCCTTCGGTGGAAACACATGCAACACATTCAGGACGAGTTTAAAAAGCTGTGTGATCTTCAAAAGTTTCTAGACGAGTATTCACCGAGGCAGTCGTTACCCTCGTTTCAATCTCTTTCGGGTGCGATCGAACAGAGGGTGGAGGAACGACAGCAACAGCAAgcgcaacagcaacagcaa
This window harbors:
- the LOC126873722 gene encoding uncharacterized protein LOC126873722 isoform X1; amino-acid sequence: MERPDTETETEECYPVQKYHDVRRKQGESHHDLKHKCCLKCNQPWTEVGPSEFGRRRRRTKDQLQHCPSCHCPPETVKYSIGRTNCSKNMDAVLNEYEHLLTTPTSQTFKHQRSQSNSMSPRLYAPSPCSNAAYAHYHSRKRQPSNHRRQCRNEQEQMLSIMKNTLHSGGNDHESFYCEYPRSMKNSYKKESYCTKNGDQAMAGIMKTVDVDSETMEQYMRHKKERILKSESRTKERHHVDKINRINADEKYDLGGHKDDGWLYTKGRLRFNLSKHENENKVEEDGLAEDRNQQGNNRSSVQPNKLSILKGSSSQTSSKNKNVEDVSKHKILTIDANGYSKEADLSKGAEICKPCQRSVVQQNSPRSPGKESISNSEETRDESSCSELVKEEDEESPSRKNIYAGGDLDLDLDLRATKSYIVDLIDRVLSKKFAISPGQQKNIESNRELAEQGFSIEIIRALRDDCCEIFAKDLSSHHETSTEYIKRLKTLRWKHMQHIQDEFKKLCDLQKFLDEYSPRQSLPSFQSLSGAIEQRVEERQQQQAQQQQQQQHEEKQNLGTIS
- the LOC126873722 gene encoding uncharacterized protein LOC126873722 isoform X2, whose product is MERPDTETETEECYPVQKYHDVRRKQGESHHDLKHKCCLKCNQPWTEVGPSEFGRRRRRTKDQLQHCPSCHCPPETVKYSIGRTNCSKNMDAVLNEYEHLLTTPTSQTFKHQRSQSNSMSPRLYAPSPCSNAAYAHYHSRKRQPSNHRRQCRNEQEQMLSIMKNTLHSGGNDHESFYCEYPRSMKNSYKKESYCTKNGDQAMAGIMKTVDVDSETMEQYMRHKKERILKSESRTKERHHVDKINRINADEKYDLGGHKDDGWLYTKGRLRFNLSKHENENKVEEDGLAEDRNQQGNNRSSVQPNKLSILKGSSSQTSSKNKNVEDVSKHKILTIDANGYSKEADLSKGAEICKPCQRSVVQQNSPRSPGKESISNSEETRDESSCSELVKEEDEESPSRKNIYAGGDLDLDLDLRATKSYIVDLIDRVLSKKFAISPEHRIESRISGTRILHRNNTCVAR